GTTGTTTATTTACATTAATTTCGATACCCCAGTTGGTTTTGTCCCACGCTTTTATTTTGCCTGCTTTAGGCGATATCACATGAACAGTTGCCCCTGCTGCTTCCAGGGCTGCTTTTGGGCTTGTTAACTCAACCTGTTCAAATCCTTCTTCGGTAAGGATAGCTACCTTACGATCATTTAAACTTGCCATAACTGTATTTTTAATTATTACTATAATAAATTAAGTGCAATATAAATACAGGCCAACGATTAGATGGTTTCAGGTATTTTAAAATAACAAAAGTGAACTTTTAAGGTACTATCTATCAGCTATATGCCCCAATGCATAATTGATAAAGTTACTCGTAAGCCCATAATCTTCCGTTCCCTTACGGCGGATAAAAAAGAAATCGCGGGTAATTTTCAGGCCTTCGATGGGTACTTCAACCAGGTCGCCTTCGGCCAACTGGCGGATGATAGAAGGGCGGGGCATAAAACCCAGGCACTGATCGGCCAGTAAGAAGTTTTTAAGTGCTTCGGTGCCGCCAAGGCGGATTTTTACTGATAGGTCGGCCGGTTTTATATGCAGCGCCGATAGTGATTTTAAAACCGCGTTTAGCGTACCAGAGCCGCGCTCGCGCACGGCTAACGGCGTCTTAACAAACTGCTTTAACGTTAGCGATTTGCCGGCCAGCGGGCTTTTTGCTGAGCATACCGGGATCACCTCGTCGCTCATGAAAGGATTGTAGGATACAGTTGTGAGCTTATTATCAACCTCGATGATGCCGATATCAACCTCGTGATTCAGTAATGCATTCAGGATATATTCGGAGTTACGGTTCACCAATTGTACATCTACATTGGCGTACTCGCGCTGAAAACCCGATAGTATTGATGGTAAAATATATAGTGCAATGGTGGTGCTGGCCCCTAAGCGCAAATGGCCTGCAGCTTGTGACAGGTTACTGAGTACCGAGAGATCGTATTCAATTTTGCGTTCAATTTCGGTGGCTTGCTGCAGGTATTCGTTCAGTTTACTGCCCGCTTCGGTAAGCAGTATGCTGTTGCCTTTGCGCTCAAATAAGGGTACTTTATACTGATCTTCCAGGGCCTTAATATGCTTGCTTATAGCGGGCTGCGTTACAAACAGCACCTGTGCAGCTTTTGAGAAACTCAAATTGGCGGCAACTTCCATAAAAACACGGTGGGCGAAGGATATCATAGTTTATTTATTATATCCTCTTTGCTGATTTTTAGTTGAGAAGAAACATCGTTTATTATAGACATAAGAGTTCCCAATTTAATAGGATTGTGATTAGGTATGGTAATACTTTTGGCCCCTTCATCCGTTGTGGCCAAAGACATCCTTATATGACTACCAACTTGACGAATAACCTTGTATCCGTATTTGGACAACAACTTTACCAAGTCGCTACCAGACACATCTCTTGGTGCTTTAGGAGACATAATTACTTATAATTAAACGGTAATTATTTCTTCTTTTACGAGGTGTAAGCGGATAATTTTGGGCAGATTATCATCGTCAAAATGACACTGTACGGCTTCTCGAATGTTTCCTTTAAGTTCGTCCATTGTGTCGCCTTGAGTATAAATAGATTCACCTATGGCTCTGGCGTTGTAACCTCCCTCAATCGCTTCTTCTACTAAGAAAAATACTTCATTCATATTCAAATTTATTGAAAATTTATGATTAATTCTTA
The genomic region above belongs to Mucilaginibacter sp. KACC 22773 and contains:
- a CDS encoding 2-oxoisovalerate dehydrogenase gives rise to the protein MNEVFFLVEEAIEGGYNARAIGESIYTQGDTMDELKGNIREAVQCHFDDDNLPKIIRLHLVKEEIITV
- a CDS encoding LysR substrate-binding domain-containing protein; translation: MISFAHRVFMEVAANLSFSKAAQVLFVTQPAISKHIKALEDQYKVPLFERKGNSILLTEAGSKLNEYLQQATEIERKIEYDLSVLSNLSQAAGHLRLGASTTIALYILPSILSGFQREYANVDVQLVNRNSEYILNALLNHEVDIGIIEVDNKLTTVSYNPFMSDEVIPVCSAKSPLAGKSLTLKQFVKTPLAVRERGSGTLNAVLKSLSALHIKPADLSVKIRLGGTEALKNFLLADQCLGFMPRPSIIRQLAEGDLVEVPIEGLKITRDFFFIRRKGTEDYGLTSNFINYALGHIADR
- a CDS encoding type II toxin-antitoxin system HicA family toxin, whose amino-acid sequence is MSPKAPRDVSGSDLVKLLSKYGYKVIRQVGSHIRMSLATTDEGAKSITIPNHNPIKLGTLMSIINDVSSQLKISKEDIINKL